In Paenibacillus sp. G2S3, a single window of DNA contains:
- a CDS encoding glycosyltransferase, giving the protein MNNITLGVHLIVKDEADLLPHCLASVAGADEIVIIDTGSTDESIAIAEAHGARVFQREWTNDFAAARNEGLIHASTNWILVLDADECLQTPLTELRSLLQNTQAQAFTVNIDNWVGIRPEDKVKHSAVRLFRNGQGYQYSGRIHEGIDTSILSKHNPSAIEHSQLEIIHFGYLPEIMTRKDKINRNRYLLRLALTEHPDDPFHSYNLAVNCCQDGRLQEAETLLRQALQHVALETSYRPTMIRDLCKIYLSQGKTNAIDPLLMIELERYGDYPDLHFLLGQSLESQGLLERALLAYQHAESIPEHEVFSGKYVCEQGMSTFRPLYRMGFISQRLGLQEDAARFFHRALQHHSLYTPALQGIAAAFQRLAVPDAEIATLLIQLVPPTTSASRSAIMDTLFEINAYETITTLSRDVFPLELDTANGIISSLIITGKLEDACIAIEQLTSLAYQDNLGLEHKKQLCTLWAICQWERYGEFKNDLLSHASHELRSGLEYIERCQRQQEVCPVEIEVDHLYSSFLSDLIGQSVKLQQLRLSHTLVDLFPAYRSEFATALYKEGNWEAAGEQFIVLVRDKTTDASVLFYIGEMIFDKGHYSEASEWFQQALEQEPEHESARIGLSLCYLQQAKMSMEDALKSLIDAHVHGPLQEDIRAIRKSISLLNRTPWHTQWSFRQSEGRSSI; this is encoded by the coding sequence GTGAACAATATTACGCTTGGCGTCCACCTCATCGTAAAAGATGAAGCTGATCTCCTGCCCCACTGTCTTGCAAGCGTAGCTGGTGCTGACGAAATTGTGATAATAGATACGGGTTCTACCGACGAATCCATAGCTATTGCCGAAGCGCACGGGGCTAGAGTCTTCCAACGGGAATGGACAAACGATTTCGCTGCCGCTCGTAATGAAGGGCTCATTCATGCCTCAACGAATTGGATTCTTGTTCTCGATGCCGATGAGTGCCTGCAAACCCCACTTACAGAACTCCGCAGCCTTCTGCAGAACACACAAGCTCAGGCTTTTACAGTAAACATTGATAATTGGGTAGGCATTCGACCTGAAGATAAGGTAAAGCACAGCGCAGTTCGCTTATTCCGAAATGGACAGGGTTATCAATATAGCGGAAGAATTCATGAGGGAATTGACACATCAATCCTTAGCAAACATAACCCCTCAGCGATTGAACACAGTCAACTTGAGATTATTCACTTTGGATATTTACCTGAAATCATGACACGAAAAGATAAAATCAACAGAAATAGGTACCTGCTGCGCCTCGCTTTAACCGAACATCCGGATGATCCTTTCCACTCCTATAATTTAGCAGTAAACTGCTGCCAGGACGGTCGTCTTCAGGAAGCTGAGACGTTACTTCGTCAAGCCCTCCAGCATGTAGCACTCGAAACCTCCTATCGTCCTACGATGATTAGGGATCTCTGTAAAATATATCTTTCTCAAGGAAAAACGAATGCGATTGACCCCTTGCTGATGATTGAACTGGAGCGTTATGGCGACTACCCTGATCTACATTTTTTATTAGGGCAATCTTTGGAGAGCCAGGGGCTTTTGGAACGAGCACTATTAGCATATCAACATGCAGAATCCATTCCTGAACATGAGGTATTTAGCGGAAAATATGTATGCGAGCAAGGAATGAGCACCTTTCGCCCCCTATATCGTATGGGTTTTATTTCACAGCGGCTTGGACTGCAGGAGGATGCTGCGAGGTTTTTTCATCGTGCACTTCAACACCATTCTTTATATACGCCCGCCTTACAGGGGATAGCTGCTGCTTTTCAACGCCTAGCTGTACCCGATGCGGAAATTGCCACTTTACTGATCCAGCTCGTTCCGCCAACAACTTCAGCCAGTAGATCCGCGATCATGGATACTTTATTTGAGATAAATGCTTATGAGACCATTACCACCTTATCCCGAGACGTTTTTCCATTGGAATTGGATACTGCAAATGGGATCATCTCTTCACTCATCATCACCGGCAAGCTGGAAGACGCATGTATAGCTATAGAACAGCTGACTTCACTAGCTTACCAAGATAACCTAGGTTTGGAGCATAAAAAGCAGTTATGTACCCTTTGGGCCATTTGCCAATGGGAGCGATATGGGGAATTCAAAAACGACCTACTCAGTCATGCATCACATGAACTTCGTTCTGGACTGGAGTATATTGAGCGATGCCAACGCCAGCAAGAGGTATGTCCGGTAGAAATAGAGGTAGATCACTTATATTCCTCATTCCTTTCAGACCTCATCGGGCAATCCGTAAAGCTGCAACAGCTCAGACTTAGTCATACTTTAGTGGACTTGTTCCCTGCCTATCGCTCTGAATTTGCCACAGCATTATATAAAGAGGGGAACTGGGAGGCCGCAGGAGAGCAATTTATTGTACTTGTACGCGATAAGACCACCGATGCAAGCGTGCTTTTTTATATTGGTGAGATGATCTTTGACAAGGGGCATTATTCTGAAGCCAGTGAATGGTTTCAACAAGCGCTAGAACAAGAGCCTGAGCATGAATCCGCAAGGATCGGCTTATCCCTCTGTTACCTTCAGCAAGCGAAGATGAGTATGGAAGATGCTCTAAAAAGCTTAATTGATGCCCATGTTCATGGCCCATTACAGGAGGATATCAGAGCTATTCGTAAATCCATTTCCTTGCTGAATCGTACCCCATGGCACACACAGTGGAGCTTCCGTCAGAGCGAAGGGAGGTCATCCATATGA
- a CDS encoding glycosyltransferase: MNRSRKNPLISLCMIVKNEGDSLNQCLKSVRGVVDEIIVVDTGSTDSSVQIALSFGAKVIHHAWSGDFAAARNAGLQQAHGQWILVLDGDEELSEESKGELLLCAEHMEYEAFFLRIHNHKGQTPASQTITVNPIIRMFRNHPNYRFSGIIHEQIAEAIITATPQAPMHLTTIVIHHYGYAEGVVVKKDKIKRNVELLKEQLRLNPKDPFHHFNMAVEYMRLGEYQPALKHIQQSLEEAPPDTSYIHLLHKYEIRSLAELKDFPGALAACDRGISSHPDYPDLAHIKGALLLQLGAFAEAKVALLQALVIGAAPPGYHTEAGFGSFLTYYMLGQLCEEMGDETEAIACYTKTAQLHPEPIPVITRLLRALKCAGRESEIYGWFHAHLPDYTVTKKRILLELLQSEGCSEAASQLINATKQPLPIEAAFNQASQQGRSQILLADRLLASLSSSATYSPAVKRARLALPLSKVSE; the protein is encoded by the coding sequence ATGAACCGTTCAAGAAAAAATCCACTAATTTCCTTATGCATGATCGTTAAGAACGAAGGAGATAGCTTGAACCAATGTTTAAAAAGCGTACGCGGAGTCGTCGATGAGATTATTGTAGTCGATACTGGATCCACCGACTCTTCGGTTCAAATTGCCCTTAGCTTCGGAGCTAAAGTCATACACCACGCTTGGAGCGGCGACTTTGCAGCTGCCCGTAACGCAGGTCTCCAGCAGGCCCACGGACAATGGATTCTCGTTCTAGATGGAGATGAGGAATTGAGTGAGGAGAGCAAAGGAGAATTACTGCTGTGTGCTGAGCATATGGAGTACGAGGCGTTTTTCCTACGTATTCATAATCATAAAGGGCAAACCCCCGCTTCACAGACGATTACCGTCAATCCGATTATCCGGATGTTCCGTAATCACCCTAATTACCGGTTTAGCGGTATCATCCACGAACAGATCGCCGAGGCCATCATAACAGCTACACCCCAGGCACCGATGCATTTGACCACTATAGTCATCCATCATTATGGTTACGCAGAGGGGGTAGTGGTCAAGAAGGATAAAATCAAACGAAATGTCGAGCTGCTCAAAGAACAGCTAAGGCTAAATCCCAAAGATCCTTTCCATCATTTTAATATGGCTGTTGAGTATATGCGTCTGGGGGAGTATCAACCTGCGCTAAAGCATATCCAGCAATCACTAGAAGAAGCTCCTCCTGATACAAGTTATATCCACCTGCTGCACAAATATGAAATTCGCTCTCTTGCAGAATTAAAAGATTTCCCTGGGGCGCTTGCAGCTTGTGACCGTGGGATTAGCTCCCATCCAGATTACCCAGACTTAGCTCATATCAAAGGGGCTCTACTCTTACAATTAGGTGCCTTTGCAGAAGCCAAAGTAGCGTTGCTACAAGCGCTGGTCATCGGAGCTGCTCCTCCCGGCTACCATACTGAGGCTGGGTTTGGTTCATTTTTAACGTATTATATGCTGGGTCAATTATGTGAGGAGATGGGTGATGAGACCGAAGCCATTGCTTGCTACACCAAAACCGCACAGCTTCATCCCGAGCCGATTCCCGTCATTACTCGGCTACTGCGAGCCCTGAAATGTGCAGGTCGCGAAAGTGAGATTTACGGTTGGTTCCACGCTCATCTACCAGACTACACAGTGACTAAGAAAAGAATTCTCCTAGAATTATTACAGAGTGAGGGATGTAGTGAAGCAGCTTCACAGCTGATAAATGCCACGAAGCAGCCCCTCCCTATAGAAGCCGCATTTAATCAAGCTTCTCAACAGGGTCGTTCACAGATTTTGTTAGCGGATCGTCTGCTTGCTTCATTATCCTCTTCAGCTACCTATTCTCCAGCGGTCAAAAGAGCACGCCTCGCACTTCCGCTTTCCAAAGTTTCAGAATAG
- a CDS encoding glycosyltransferase, whose protein sequence is MTTPDITLCMIVKNEANHLEKCLSSVQGIVSEIIIVDTGSEDNSKDIALKFGAKIIDMPWENDFSKARNQSLKHATSPWILVLDADEAVDHWRKDQVQDLLGAAHIHGYWLPIIHYIGDAPEADFVTDHVCRLFRNDKRIIFRGIIHEETASSIWELPEGEIAYAELRINHYGYLEDELQRKNKYQRNLALINSGLQLQPSQPILRYALGVEYYQQEQYHAAADVLLPLLNEVPTQSGYTSDIYLKTAYALQRCGRQQESEEVFHAGSLLFPDFTDLLEGYAALLLEQRKLGKARHFLQQALMSGDTAQQYPSSSGSGTYRTELLAGRVCENLFLYPNAQKHYEAAIQFKTDYTDAWKQLVPLSLLSGERLSLISLTRCHIHALSPVTLSYLVPAALNARDIEWLTTLSTAPQLPPAVQTIVQTFLPCTQQQVGHNTLASLELLLHDPSFLSERSSILGYLWALSCRAEDIESAMQWLISLLPYRPGMLAIHHILTGRSDIKPALSDLSYATQLLLQVGAWDHVLTLYRQSKSSSFQWCKLPQPLLFGLLEAPIPVKKQWCSIYLSQNLHYNASTDCAEWLLYVAIACSCGEIPKIDLSDEKALHRIGGTTAAVGLSYYKLMLAAKAYPYGISSGHISWGLLVRSASQT, encoded by the coding sequence ATGACCACACCCGATATCACACTTTGTATGATTGTTAAGAATGAGGCGAACCACCTGGAGAAATGCCTGTCCTCTGTGCAAGGAATCGTATCAGAAATCATCATTGTGGATACCGGGTCTGAGGATAATAGCAAAGATATAGCGCTTAAGTTTGGTGCAAAGATCATCGATATGCCTTGGGAGAATGATTTCTCGAAAGCACGAAACCAAAGTCTGAAGCATGCAACTTCCCCCTGGATTCTGGTACTTGATGCCGATGAGGCTGTAGACCATTGGAGGAAGGATCAGGTCCAGGATCTGCTGGGCGCAGCGCATATTCACGGATATTGGCTGCCCATTATCCACTATATCGGTGATGCCCCTGAAGCGGATTTTGTTACCGATCATGTCTGTCGCCTGTTCAGAAACGATAAAAGAATCATCTTTCGTGGAATCATTCATGAGGAGACGGCCAGCAGCATTTGGGAGCTTCCTGAGGGGGAGATCGCTTACGCTGAATTGCGTATTAATCACTACGGTTATTTAGAGGATGAATTGCAACGCAAAAATAAATACCAGCGCAATTTAGCTCTCATCAATAGTGGGCTGCAGCTTCAACCAAGTCAGCCAATCCTTCGTTATGCACTTGGGGTGGAGTATTATCAACAGGAACAATATCATGCAGCGGCAGATGTACTTCTCCCATTGCTTAATGAGGTTCCAACCCAATCCGGGTATACCTCCGATATTTATCTTAAGACTGCCTACGCCTTACAACGATGTGGTCGACAGCAGGAATCCGAGGAAGTCTTTCATGCGGGGAGCTTATTGTTTCCCGATTTCACTGATTTATTAGAGGGGTATGCTGCTTTGTTGCTCGAACAAAGAAAGCTTGGTAAAGCTAGACACTTCCTACAGCAAGCTCTGATGAGCGGGGATACGGCACAGCAATATCCTTCTTCCTCGGGAAGCGGAACGTATCGAACAGAACTACTGGCGGGCAGAGTGTGTGAGAATTTATTTCTGTATCCAAACGCGCAAAAACATTACGAGGCGGCTATACAATTCAAAACAGATTATACGGATGCGTGGAAACAGCTTGTCCCGCTAAGCCTGCTTTCTGGAGAGAGGTTAAGTCTGATATCATTGACCCGCTGCCATATTCACGCGCTCTCACCGGTTACCTTAAGCTATCTTGTGCCTGCAGCGCTCAATGCTCGTGACATTGAATGGCTGACCACTCTCTCTACTGCTCCACAATTACCGCCGGCCGTTCAGACCATTGTGCAGACTTTTCTTCCCTGTACACAGCAGCAAGTGGGGCATAACACCCTCGCATCGCTTGAACTGCTGCTTCATGATCCATCTTTTCTTTCCGAACGTTCATCTATACTTGGCTATCTCTGGGCGTTATCCTGCCGTGCTGAAGATATAGAATCAGCCATGCAGTGGCTTATTTCCTTATTGCCATACAGACCGGGAATGTTAGCGATTCATCATATTTTAACAGGTCGTTCTGACATTAAGCCTGCTCTTTCTGATCTGAGCTACGCTACACAATTGCTGCTTCAGGTCGGTGCTTGGGATCATGTATTAACGCTCTATCGACAATCAAAGAGTTCTTCCTTCCAATGGTGCAAGCTGCCGCAGCCCTTACTCTTTGGATTGCTTGAGGCTCCTATACCTGTAAAGAAACAGTGGTGCTCCATCTATCTCAGTCAAAACCTTCATTATAATGCCTCAACGGACTGCGCCGAATGGCTATTATATGTGGCAATAGCTTGCTCTTGTGGGGAAATTCCAAAGATTGATCTATCAGATGAAAAAGCTTTGCACAGGATCGGGGGAACAACCGCTGCAGTGGGTCTCTCATACTACAAGCTTATGCTCGCTGCAAAAGCTTATCCCTATGGGATATCCTCAGGTCATATTTCATGGGGGTTGCTCGTTAGATCTGCCAGTCAGACCTAG
- a CDS encoding glycosyltransferase — protein MSTHRWPLRKTAGNRLTAMMQVRNEAGRYLEQVLEELSEFVDDIVIVDDGSTDHTAQLCRSFAKVTKLVTLETSLFNREWELRQTLWNLAVSTNPDWLLSVDADEFYEEAAKREMRRLIDQDVYDWVSFRLFDFWGGTTHYREDEHWNIHTKHTRTLVRYLPNFHYFFPKMDHHVPRLPLSYSVLPGFLAELRVKHYGWAVSPEELRRKYSRYLELDPEGRWGSLEQYQSILDVQPHLVEWKEEL, from the coding sequence ATGAGTACTCATAGATGGCCTCTCCGCAAAACAGCAGGTAACCGCTTGACCGCTATGATGCAGGTTCGAAATGAAGCTGGTAGGTATCTGGAGCAGGTGCTTGAAGAACTAAGTGAGTTCGTGGATGATATTGTGATTGTAGATGATGGAAGTACGGATCATACGGCACAGTTATGTCGTTCCTTTGCCAAGGTTACGAAGCTTGTGACACTGGAGACCTCCTTGTTTAATCGTGAGTGGGAGCTAAGGCAGACGTTATGGAATTTGGCGGTGTCAACGAATCCGGATTGGCTTCTCTCAGTGGACGCTGATGAGTTCTATGAAGAGGCAGCCAAACGGGAGATGAGACGGCTGATTGATCAGGATGTGTATGACTGGGTATCCTTCCGGTTATTTGATTTCTGGGGTGGCACCACCCATTATCGTGAAGATGAACATTGGAATATCCATACGAAGCATACTCGTACACTGGTTCGATACTTGCCGAATTTTCATTATTTTTTTCCGAAAATGGATCATCATGTTCCTAGGCTCCCGCTTTCCTACTCTGTATTGCCGGGCTTTCTTGCCGAGCTGCGAGTGAAGCATTATGGATGGGCAGTTTCACCCGAAGAGCTTCGACGTAAATACTCGCGTTATCTGGAGCTTGATCCAGAGGGACGTTGGGGGAGTCTGGAGCAGTACCAGTCGATTCTAGATGTGCAGCCCCATTTGGTCGAATGGAAGGAAGAGCTCTGA
- the yunB gene encoding sporulation protein YunB produces the protein MTVSGGNTRKPRSRRKFWLIASLVLIVLVLQALRYVELHLKPPILHLAQIRVKQIATESINKAITSQVANGGNAEELIDWKTDKNGKISGFMLNYAEHMRITSQAAEVIQTTLQDLHNQTEYIPLGQALGSPLIASYGPDIPIKIEPQGAVKVELSTRQQNAGINMILVEVYIHIVTEVAVVVPFDMEPQVVDTEIPVSYLMVVGDVPMYYYDNQGQPVGANGSSAPGIAIPAPSVSSDNNGVSDQSKESTGNSQKDSNPSPAASNSSNTGTDHTEEGDKGVNGGN, from the coding sequence ATGACCGTTTCCGGTGGAAACACGCGTAAGCCAAGAAGCCGGCGCAAATTTTGGTTGATTGCATCCTTAGTATTGATTGTGCTTGTGTTACAGGCACTGCGATATGTGGAGCTGCACTTGAAGCCGCCTATCTTGCATTTAGCACAAATTCGTGTGAAGCAAATCGCAACTGAGTCGATAAATAAAGCGATTACTTCACAAGTTGCGAACGGAGGAAATGCGGAGGAACTGATTGATTGGAAGACCGATAAGAACGGGAAAATATCAGGCTTTATGCTGAACTATGCGGAGCATATGCGTATTACTTCGCAAGCAGCAGAGGTCATCCAGACTACACTGCAGGATTTGCATAATCAGACAGAATATATTCCACTTGGTCAGGCATTAGGTAGTCCCCTCATCGCCTCTTATGGACCTGATATCCCGATCAAGATTGAACCGCAAGGTGCTGTTAAGGTGGAACTCAGCACTCGCCAGCAAAATGCCGGAATCAATATGATTTTAGTTGAGGTCTATATCCATATCGTTACGGAGGTAGCGGTCGTTGTTCCTTTTGACATGGAACCCCAAGTAGTGGATACGGAAATTCCTGTGTCTTATTTGATGGTCGTCGGAGACGTGCCTATGTATTACTACGATAATCAAGGCCAGCCTGTCGGAGCTAATGGCAGCAGTGCTCCGGGAATTGCTATTCCTGCACCATCTGTAAGTAGCGATAATAATGGAGTATCCGATCAGAGCAAGGAAAGCACTGGAAATAGCCAAAAGGATAGCAATCCATCGCCAGCTGCATCCAATTCTTCGAATACAGGCACAGATCATACAGAAGAAGGCGACAAAGGTGTAAATGGAGGAAATTAA
- a CDS encoding VTT domain-containing protein has translation MTETINTWIDWLLQTLGLSGPSILFVTIPLALLQSILGFFPFVILIVLHVSVFNVVGGMLISWLACNLGGILMYFLIRRYLYNWFDRKWRSKLKRYDKWQRYLDRYGIWTLVLLRTIPIIPNNVINFMSAVSPIKASSFIWGTVLGNMSYIWLFGTIGSSLIVPKEEWDGYLTWYAVFIAILIGIFIRRHWDHLQEDKRSRMH, from the coding sequence ATGACAGAGACCATAAATACCTGGATAGATTGGCTGCTGCAAACGCTTGGCCTTAGTGGACCCTCTATTTTATTTGTGACGATTCCATTGGCACTTTTGCAGAGTATATTAGGATTTTTTCCGTTTGTAATTTTGATTGTCCTCCATGTGTCTGTCTTTAACGTTGTTGGAGGTATGCTAATTAGTTGGCTGGCTTGTAATCTGGGTGGAATACTGATGTACTTCCTCATTCGGCGATACCTGTACAATTGGTTTGATCGAAAATGGAGGTCCAAGCTGAAAAGGTATGACAAATGGCAGCGGTACTTGGATCGATATGGAATCTGGACTTTGGTGCTTCTACGTACGATTCCAATTATTCCGAACAATGTAATCAATTTTATGTCCGCAGTTTCACCGATTAAAGCATCATCTTTTATTTGGGGAACAGTGCTTGGGAATATGTCTTACATTTGGCTATTCGGTACAATCGGATCAAGCTTGATTGTCCCTAAGGAAGAATGGGATGGTTATCTTACTTGGTATGCCGTGTTTATCGCTATTCTAATCGGTATCTTTATACGGCGGCACTGGGACCATTTGCAGGAAGATAAACGGAGTAGAATGCACTAA
- a CDS encoding glycine betaine ABC transporter substrate-binding protein, with protein MKKKNIGLFLLVIMMITVIAGCSSSSNEKVKLAYVAWDSEIASTYVVKEVLETKLGATVEMLQVDAGPMWAGVADGSADAMVAAWLPSTHAAYLEKYGSKIEDLGANLNGTKVGLAVPAYMDINSIEDLKNSDLAGKLSNRIIGIEPGAGIMTTTEKAIAEYGLSDYTLLESSSAAMAQELQKAYDNNEPIVVTGWTPHWMFANMDLKYLEDPKGVYGADEQIHTMVRQGLKEDMPNVYKFLDQFEWTAEDMAKVMVEVQGGKSPEEAAKTWVENNPDKVNAWIQGVEL; from the coding sequence ATGAAGAAAAAAAATATAGGTTTATTCTTGTTAGTGATTATGATGATTACTGTTATTGCTGGATGTTCATCCTCAAGTAACGAAAAGGTAAAATTGGCTTATGTGGCATGGGATTCCGAAATTGCGAGTACTTATGTTGTTAAAGAAGTACTTGAAACTAAGCTTGGAGCTACCGTTGAAATGCTGCAGGTAGATGCTGGCCCAATGTGGGCAGGGGTTGCTGATGGTAGTGCGGATGCTATGGTCGCAGCTTGGCTACCAAGCACGCATGCAGCTTATTTAGAGAAGTATGGTTCGAAAATCGAAGATTTAGGTGCTAATTTGAACGGAACTAAAGTTGGTTTAGCAGTTCCAGCGTACATGGATATTAATTCTATTGAAGACTTGAAGAACAGTGACCTGGCAGGTAAACTGAGCAATCGAATTATCGGAATTGAGCCAGGTGCTGGTATTATGACGACGACTGAAAAGGCTATTGCGGAGTATGGTCTTAGTGATTACACGCTTCTAGAAAGCTCATCGGCAGCGATGGCTCAGGAGCTGCAAAAAGCCTATGACAACAACGAGCCTATCGTTGTAACGGGTTGGACACCACACTGGATGTTCGCCAATATGGACCTGAAATATCTGGAAGATCCAAAAGGTGTATATGGTGCGGATGAGCAAATCCATACGATGGTTCGCCAAGGTCTGAAAGAAGACATGCCGAATGTCTATAAGTTCTTGGATCAATTCGAATGGACGGCAGAAGATATGGCGAAAGTAATGGTTGAGGTTCAAGGTGGGAAATCACCAGAAGAAGCTGCTAAGACTTGGGTAGAAAATAACCCTGATAAAGTAAATGCATGGATTCAAGGTGTAGAATTGTAA
- a CDS encoding proline/glycine betaine ABC transporter permease, with amino-acid sequence MDIPKLPLGKALEWLENWLTTYCGPLFDFIATIIGGMVSAIEGALTFLPALVLIVLIAALSYWIGKWRMALFAVIGLLLIDNLGLWGPSMQSLALVLTASILAVVIGVPIGILCAQRNAVRNTVTPILDFMQTMPAFVYLLPAVSFFSLGVVPGVIASIIFAIPPTIRLTNLGIRQVSEELVEAADAFGSTPTQKLVKLQLPIALPTIMAGVNQTIMLSLSMVVISSMIGAQGVGAYVYRAVSQAKTGDGFEAGIAIVIIAILLDRLTQNALKPKKR; translated from the coding sequence ATGGACATTCCAAAACTGCCTTTAGGAAAGGCACTCGAGTGGTTGGAAAACTGGCTAACTACGTATTGTGGCCCCTTGTTTGACTTTATCGCTACGATTATCGGTGGAATGGTTTCTGCAATTGAAGGTGCACTGACCTTCCTGCCTGCATTAGTGCTTATCGTACTTATTGCAGCCTTGTCTTATTGGATTGGGAAATGGCGCATGGCTTTATTTGCGGTCATCGGACTGCTCTTAATCGATAATCTCGGATTATGGGGACCTTCGATGCAATCTTTAGCCCTTGTTCTAACCGCCTCGATATTGGCTGTAGTAATCGGCGTACCGATTGGTATCTTGTGTGCGCAGAGAAATGCGGTTAGAAATACTGTTACGCCTATTTTGGACTTTATGCAGACGATGCCGGCATTTGTGTATTTATTGCCAGCGGTATCTTTTTTCTCACTTGGGGTAGTTCCAGGTGTAATTGCATCGATCATCTTTGCGATTCCGCCGACAATTCGTTTGACCAATCTCGGTATTCGCCAAGTTTCAGAGGAGCTAGTGGAAGCAGCTGATGCTTTCGGTTCAACACCTACTCAGAAACTGGTTAAATTGCAGCTGCCGATCGCGCTGCCAACGATTATGGCAGGCGTCAATCAGACGATTATGTTGTCACTATCGATGGTTGTCATCTCATCTATGATTGGTGCGCAAGGTGTAGGTGCCTATGTATACCGTGCGGTATCGCAGGCTAAGACAGGAGATGGCTTCGAGGCGGGGATTGCTATCGTTATTATAGCTATTCTACTCGACCGTTTAACGCAGAACGCACTAAAACCAAAAAAGAGATAG
- a CDS encoding glycine betaine/L-proline ABC transporter ATP-binding protein, producing the protein MAIIEVKKLTKVFGHDAGKAIPLLEQGWSKEKIAQELKLTVGVNKAEFSIEEGEIFVIMGLSGSGKSTLVRLLNRLIEPTGGQVLFKGKDVVKMNPEELRQFRRKNIGMVFQKFALFPHRTVLENAEYGLEVQGVDKKKRTERAMEALHLVGLKGWENHRPDQLSGGMQQRVGLARGLANDPDILLMDEAFSALDPLIRKDMQQELLELQSRVKKTIVFITHDLDEALRIGDRIALMKDGVIVQIGTPEEILIQPANKYVERFVEDVDLSKVLTAAHVMRQPETVRPERGPRVALQLMRDSGIFSLYVVDKENKLLGVITAEDAAQALKDNKSILEVTRREIPRVYPETLLNDFFELISETHLPVAVVDEADKLKGIVIKGAVLSALAGNAVPEGEGS; encoded by the coding sequence ATGGCTATTATAGAGGTGAAAAAGCTAACCAAAGTATTCGGTCATGATGCGGGAAAGGCGATTCCATTATTAGAGCAAGGGTGGTCGAAGGAAAAGATCGCTCAGGAATTAAAGTTGACAGTCGGAGTCAACAAAGCCGAATTCAGCATTGAAGAAGGAGAAATATTCGTCATTATGGGATTGTCCGGCAGTGGGAAGTCAACGTTGGTTCGTTTATTGAACCGTTTGATTGAACCTACAGGGGGACAAGTCCTTTTTAAAGGAAAAGACGTCGTAAAAATGAACCCGGAGGAGCTTCGGCAATTTCGGCGCAAGAACATCGGCATGGTGTTTCAGAAGTTCGCATTGTTTCCACACCGGACGGTATTGGAGAATGCGGAATACGGACTTGAGGTTCAGGGCGTAGATAAAAAGAAGAGAACTGAACGGGCCATGGAGGCATTGCATCTAGTGGGTCTAAAGGGCTGGGAGAACCATCGCCCGGATCAACTAAGCGGAGGGATGCAGCAGCGTGTGGGACTAGCAAGAGGACTTGCTAATGACCCTGATATCCTGCTCATGGACGAAGCCTTTAGTGCACTGGATCCGCTGATTCGTAAAGACATGCAGCAGGAGCTGCTGGAATTGCAGTCCAGAGTGAAGAAGACGATTGTGTTCATCACTCATGATCTAGACGAAGCCCTGCGGATTGGTGATCGGATTGCGCTGATGAAAGACGGCGTTATCGTGCAGATTGGTACACCGGAAGAGATTCTCATTCAACCTGCCAATAAATATGTAGAGCGGTTCGTGGAGGATGTGGACTTGTCCAAGGTGCTAACTGCAGCTCATGTGATGCGGCAACCAGAAACGGTTAGACCTGAGCGTGGACCTCGTGTAGCCCTTCAACTGATGCGCGATAGCGGCATATTCAGCCTGTATGTGGTAGACAAAGAAAACAAGCTCTTGGGTGTTATTACAGCTGAGGATGCAGCACAGGCACTGAAAGATAATAAATCTATCCTAGAGGTTACACGGCGGGAGATCCCTCGTGTATATCCAGAAACGCTGCTCAATGATTTCTTTGAACTAATATCTGAGACACATTTGCCTGTAGCCGTCGTAGATGAAGCGGATAAATTAAAGGGCATTGTGATTAAGGGAGCCGTTCTTTCCGCACTCGCGGGTAACGCGGTACCGGAAGGAGAAGGATCTTAA